In a genomic window of Virgibacillus sp. SK37:
- a CDS encoding ParM/StbA family protein: MKETIKIALDCGKYSTKAIGKYQGNTYTTTFRTKMQQVSRLGMDISPNSFHVKYYGNEYLLGDMVSEDYSDFSLNKASRIHQLAIYTAITQLLQKAKASINVDIRLGVNVPITTYKDSIQKENFKQMVEKRGHTIHLMVNGNAYSIELSDVTLAFEGMGEIYAKADEYKNKNTTIIDVGGLNTTLCSFKGIQPQINTMIVSDLGMNVLKGKIGKVINERYGMTVSSDDLEQVLRRGYFASKGEIYEDSKVMIEEMKLEHLQQIVQFAKSRGYTFNMNDIHFVGGGSITLRRYIKQEFPHALIMDNPQYSNCLSFLKILEVKNG, translated from the coding sequence ATGAAGGAAACAATAAAAATAGCCTTAGACTGCGGTAAATACAGTACCAAGGCCATAGGGAAATACCAGGGGAATACCTACACAACAACCTTCCGTACTAAAATGCAGCAAGTGTCAAGACTCGGTATGGATATATCTCCAAATTCTTTCCATGTAAAATACTATGGAAATGAGTACCTATTAGGCGATATGGTTTCAGAGGATTACTCAGACTTCTCCTTAAACAAAGCCTCTCGAATTCACCAATTAGCTATCTACACAGCTATTACTCAACTCCTCCAAAAAGCAAAAGCCTCTATTAATGTAGATATTCGTTTAGGTGTAAATGTTCCTATTACAACCTACAAGGATTCCATCCAAAAGGAAAACTTTAAACAGATGGTAGAAAAACGTGGACATACTATTCACCTAATGGTCAATGGGAATGCATATTCCATAGAATTGTCAGATGTCACATTGGCTTTTGAAGGAATGGGAGAGATTTATGCTAAGGCAGATGAATACAAAAATAAAAATACAACGATTATCGACGTGGGGGGCTTGAACACTACCCTTTGTAGTTTCAAAGGAATTCAACCCCAAATAAATACCATGATTGTTTCAGACCTAGGTATGAATGTATTGAAAGGCAAAATAGGAAAGGTCATTAACGAACGATACGGAATGACTGTTTCCTCAGATGATTTAGAACAAGTGCTAAGACGTGGTTACTTTGCTAGTAAAGGTGAAATCTATGAAGATAGCAAAGTAATGATAGAGGAAATGAAGTTAGAACACCTTCAACAAATAGTCCAATTCGCCAAATCCCGTGGTTACACTTTTAACATGAATGACATTCACTTTGTTGGCGGTGGATCAATTACCCTTAGAAGGTACATCAAGCAGGAGTTTCCTCACGCACTCATCATGGATAACCCTCAATACTCCAACTGTCTATCCTTCCTCAAAATCCTAGAGGTTAAAAATGGCTAA
- a CDS encoding four helix bundle protein, with protein sequence MQLTKKDVSNPREQEVYKRALRFRRDIYAIVKDFPKIEKYNMCDQMRRASASVPANFSEGYRNHYYGKERDRLNTALGSTAEIQAFLDMAIMENYISEEQYRKLDDDAEVIFGILLARIKEIDKVLEKEGQGEEE encoded by the coding sequence ATGCAACTGACGAAAAAAGATGTATCTAACCCAAGAGAACAGGAGGTTTATAAACGAGCATTACGGTTTAGAAGAGACATATATGCAATAGTAAAGGATTTTCCTAAAATTGAAAAATACAATATGTGTGACCAAATGCGTCGTGCTTCAGCCAGTGTACCTGCTAATTTTAGCGAAGGCTATCGCAACCATTATTATGGTAAGGAGCGTGATCGTTTGAACACAGCACTCGGTAGTACAGCTGAAATTCAGGCTTTTCTGGATATGGCCATCATGGAAAATTATATTTCAGAGGAACAATATCGTAAGCTAGACGACGATGCGGAAGTTATTTTCGGTATACTATTAGCTCGGATTAAGGAAATTGATAAAGTCTTAGAAAAAGAAGGGCAAGGAGAGGAGGAATAG
- a CDS encoding AraC family transcriptional regulator, translating into MSDKVQLIVDYIDKHYHENLTNDKIEELVSESIETFENRFQARSGMRFVVYKLRRQLTLIKEEKVKSNLSIDDMDVSPFENQLIYSFYFQCEFAISLEAAIKHEHLSLQPKYGSLEWKKYDVVISDLLREYKPNDALRFLLSLPPCYLNASDQLSFYTEDKPRIENERSYPKFPEVEDPIGKLRTMYTLENDLLIRDSKKRSIRYAIVNRNLIYKLILEYEAKIEYSPSDLKTIMSSLRERKVRFNKELPVVKESIIRALHSLDLEDDLCDTFEELRQRIGLDYSKPKNERREGQEGYPRDYFFENLEMEKLIKELNELLIQGLVYLKGIE; encoded by the coding sequence ATGAGTGACAAAGTTCAGTTAATAGTAGATTACATTGATAAGCATTATCACGAAAATCTAACTAATGATAAAATTGAGGAACTAGTATCAGAGTCAATCGAGACTTTTGAGAATAGGTTCCAAGCAAGGTCTGGCATGAGGTTTGTGGTTTATAAGCTACGTAGGCAGTTAACCTTGATCAAAGAAGAAAAAGTGAAATCTAATCTTTCAATAGATGATATGGATGTCTCCCCTTTTGAAAACCAGTTAATTTATTCCTTTTATTTTCAATGTGAATTTGCTATTTCTTTAGAGGCTGCAATTAAGCATGAGCATCTTTCTCTTCAGCCAAAGTACGGGTCACTAGAGTGGAAAAAATATGATGTGGTGATATCCGATCTACTTAGAGAATATAAACCAAATGACGCATTAAGGTTCTTACTTTCTTTACCTCCTTGCTATTTGAATGCATCAGATCAACTTAGTTTTTATACTGAGGATAAACCTAGAATAGAAAATGAAAGATCTTATCCTAAATTTCCAGAAGTAGAGGATCCTATTGGGAAATTAAGAACAATGTATACTTTAGAAAATGATTTATTAATTAGGGATTCGAAAAAACGTTCAATTAGATATGCTATTGTCAACAGGAATTTAATTTATAAATTGATTCTCGAATATGAGGCGAAAATAGAGTATTCACCGTCGGATTTGAAAACCATAATGTCCTCTTTACGTGAGAGAAAAGTACGATTTAACAAGGAGTTACCAGTGGTTAAAGAAAGTATAATTAGGGCTTTACATAGCCTGGATTTAGAAGATGACTTATGTGATACATTTGAAGAGCTACGACAACGGATTGGTTTGGACTATAGTAAACCAAAAAATGAAAGGAGGGAGGGGCAAGAGGGATACCCAAGAGACTATTTTTTTGAAAATCTGGAAATGGAAAAACTTATAAAAGAGTTAAATGAGTTGCTAATTCAAGGATTAGTGTATCTAAAGGGAATAGAATAA
- the istA gene encoding IS21 family transposase, protein MKEKQTIIKLYLKGLSKRKIAKETKKSRNTVNKYIKEFEKSRNEDVRNLPITEDIIMPPTYKKRIGRKRVLTDEIKNLLRGYIKENEWKRNHYMSKQQMKMIDMHESLLDAGYTISYSTVRNFVNEEAAKTKEVFIRRYCEPGYEVEFDWGEVKLEIDGKIRSYSLAVFTLAHSNYRFAGLYQSESQVCVLDVHTKFIEHVGFIPSVFTYDNMRTVVKSFIGTEKTITDSMINLSNYYQFKIRLCEPRKGNEKGHVERSVEFIRRKAFSSQYSFTDIKEAEDHLSRTLKRLNERHHHEHKEKHVNLMKKEKSVSKLAAMAPFDIAELVECRVDKYSTIVIKQNHYSVPEGHVGKYIKAKVGARKIKLFIEGELVAEHPRNWGLHQWEMNIYHYLKTFQKKKGAITQSQSFKQAPTQIKKLYNNHYIGKEKEFIELLLYIKENNNLDRVMKAVEELNSIRLGYVNTERILFICEQSTPEGVRRYNPDETMNQSESNMRAYANMFNQIDEGVTNYG, encoded by the coding sequence TTGAAAGAGAAACAGACGATTATAAAGTTATATTTGAAGGGCTTGAGCAAAAGAAAGATTGCCAAGGAGACAAAAAAATCCAGAAATACAGTTAATAAATACATAAAAGAATTTGAGAAAAGTAGAAATGAGGATGTTCGTAATCTACCGATTACTGAAGATATTATAATGCCACCTACATATAAAAAAAGAATTGGTAGGAAAAGGGTATTAACTGATGAGATTAAAAACTTATTAAGGGGCTATATTAAAGAAAATGAGTGGAAAAGAAACCACTATATGAGTAAACAGCAAATGAAGATGATAGATATGCATGAGAGCTTACTTGATGCCGGATATACTATAAGCTATTCCACTGTAAGGAATTTTGTAAATGAGGAAGCAGCAAAAACAAAGGAAGTTTTTATTAGAAGATATTGTGAACCGGGATATGAAGTTGAATTTGATTGGGGGGAAGTGAAACTAGAGATAGATGGGAAGATTAGGAGTTATTCACTTGCGGTATTTACTTTAGCACATAGTAATTATCGTTTCGCAGGGCTTTATCAGTCCGAATCACAAGTTTGTGTATTAGATGTTCATACAAAATTTATCGAGCACGTTGGCTTTATCCCTTCGGTATTTACATATGACAATATGCGAACAGTTGTAAAATCATTTATTGGAACAGAAAAGACAATCACGGATAGTATGATCAATCTATCTAACTACTATCAATTTAAAATTCGTCTATGTGAGCCAAGAAAAGGTAATGAAAAAGGGCATGTAGAACGAAGTGTTGAGTTTATACGACGCAAAGCATTTTCATCACAATACTCTTTTACTGACATAAAAGAGGCTGAAGATCATCTTTCGAGAACGTTAAAAAGACTAAATGAACGACATCACCACGAGCATAAAGAAAAGCACGTTAACTTAATGAAAAAAGAAAAGTCAGTCTCAAAATTAGCAGCAATGGCCCCATTTGACATAGCTGAATTGGTTGAATGTCGAGTGGATAAATATAGCACAATAGTTATCAAACAAAATCATTATTCTGTACCAGAAGGACATGTAGGAAAATATATCAAAGCAAAAGTAGGAGCTAGGAAAATTAAATTATTTATCGAAGGAGAACTAGTGGCAGAACATCCACGAAACTGGGGATTACATCAATGGGAAATGAATATCTACCATTATTTAAAAACATTCCAAAAGAAAAAAGGTGCCATAACTCAAAGTCAAAGTTTTAAGCAGGCACCAACACAAATTAAAAAATTATACAACAATCATTATATAGGAAAAGAAAAAGAATTCATAGAGTTACTCCTCTATATCAAAGAAAACAATAACTTAGATAGGGTCATGAAGGCTGTAGAAGAATTGAATTCTATTCGATTAGGATACGTAAATACGGAAAGAATTTTATTCATCTGCGAGCAATCTACTCCTGAAGGAGTAAGAAGATATAACCCTGATGAAACAATGAATCAATCAGAAAGCAACATGAGAGCTTATGCGAATATGTTTAATCAAATCGATGAAGGAGTAACTAATTATGGATAA
- the istB gene encoding IS21-like element helper ATPase IstB, with protein sequence MDKKQQIIEICKELRLPSIRKMVQDEIDFKDPKQAYEVLLQVLLQEKSDRLVRAKQNRIRAANFPQKKLLEELVVDALPDQAKQKLPLLKSLDFINEGQNVILTGSPGTGKSHIALGLGMEACLAGYRVFFATVPSLINQLKEHRSERTLRSFELKFEKYDLVILDELGYISFDKEGAELLFSHLSLRAGRKSTIITSNLSFLKWQEIFYDPVLTAALTDRLTHKSHVLNMNGPSFRMKETEEWIKISSDKVAQN encoded by the coding sequence ATGGATAAAAAGCAGCAAATAATTGAGATTTGTAAAGAACTACGTTTACCGAGCATTCGAAAAATGGTTCAGGATGAAATAGATTTTAAAGATCCTAAACAAGCCTATGAGGTTTTATTACAGGTTCTTTTACAGGAGAAAAGTGATCGATTAGTACGTGCAAAACAAAATAGAATCAGAGCAGCTAATTTCCCACAGAAAAAGCTGTTAGAGGAATTGGTGGTAGATGCTTTACCAGATCAAGCTAAGCAAAAATTACCACTTCTAAAATCATTGGATTTTATTAATGAGGGCCAAAATGTCATTCTTACTGGATCACCAGGGACGGGAAAATCGCATATTGCTTTAGGGCTAGGTATGGAAGCGTGTTTGGCCGGATATAGGGTATTTTTTGCGACAGTACCATCATTAATTAACCAACTTAAAGAACATCGTTCTGAGAGAACACTTCGATCATTTGAATTAAAATTTGAAAAATATGACTTGGTTATTCTCGATGAATTAGGCTATATCTCATTTGATAAAGAAGGTGCAGAATTATTATTTTCTCACCTATCATTACGTGCTGGAAGGAAATCAACGATTATTACAAGCAACCTGTCATTTTTAAAATGGCAGGAGATTTTCTATGATCCAGTATTAACTGCAGCATTAACAGATCGTTTAACACACAAATCGCATGTATTAAATATGAATGGCCCTTCTTTCAGAATGAAAGAGACCGAGGAATGGATAAAAATAAGTTCTGATAAAGTGGCTCAAAATTAA
- a CDS encoding recombinase family protein, which produces MFQGLHRPLGTIYNSNIQTYILQEEIEIKIGYCRISHKTQNESRQIKALEEQNVEKIFLDKLSGKDKNRPQLQEMLSFIREGDTLIIESISRLARNTKDFLEIVYDLTERGIEVVSLKENIDTSTPQGKFICTIFGALYELERDSIKQRQLEGIAIAKEKGVTFGRPVIQIDENFMREYKRWKEGKQTAVSTYKKLDISRTSFYRKVKQIEGSQNMNQEQLNSKEITTIS; this is translated from the coding sequence ATGTTTCAAGGCCTTCACAGACCTTTAGGGACCATTTATAATAGTAATATACAAACATACATTCTGCAGGAGGAGATTGAAATAAAAATAGGTTATTGTAGGATTTCTCACAAAACGCAAAATGAATCACGACAGATAAAAGCCTTAGAAGAACAAAATGTAGAAAAGATCTTTCTGGATAAATTAAGTGGGAAGGATAAGAATCGACCACAGTTACAAGAAATGCTAAGTTTTATTCGAGAAGGAGATACTTTAATTATTGAGTCCATTTCAAGATTAGCCCGTAACACAAAGGATTTTCTGGAGATTGTTTATGACTTAACCGAAAGAGGAATCGAGGTTGTTAGTTTAAAGGAAAACATTGACACTTCTACTCCCCAGGGCAAATTCATTTGTACCATATTCGGAGCTTTATATGAACTTGAAAGAGATAGTATTAAGCAACGCCAATTAGAAGGGATTGCAATTGCTAAAGAAAAGGGGGTTACATTTGGAAGACCGGTAATTCAAATAGATGAAAATTTTATGCGAGAGTACAAACGATGGAAAGAAGGTAAACAAACTGCAGTTTCAACTTACAAAAAGTTAGATATTAGTCGTACATCTTTTTATCGTAAAGTAAAACAGATAGAAGGGAGCCAAAATATGAATCAAGAACAACTTAATAGTAAAGAAATTACCACAATTTCTTAG